In a single window of the Abyssibacter profundi genome:
- a CDS encoding DUF2189 domain-containing protein: protein MATGEAIRPLVAGAHALHWTAPFGWLRAGWHDLRAAAGTSLGYGLVMVGISWLIALAAWRLGNLGFYLGLLSGFVFLGPLLALTLYAVSARLACGAPVSLRRTIGDARSALGDALVFAVILLVVFLIWARAAAMIHVFFPLGAAPSLSAWLRFLGIGSAIGAMFCAIIFMASAFSLPMMLDRQTDTVTAVLSSIHATLRNKPAMLVWAGVIGLFVVVGVLTAFLAYAVLLPWLGHVVWHGYRETLDVAAWPPRPLL, encoded by the coding sequence ATGGCCACCGGTGAAGCTATCCGGCCACTGGTTGCCGGCGCCCATGCGCTGCACTGGACGGCGCCATTCGGTTGGCTTCGGGCAGGCTGGCATGATCTGCGCGCAGCAGCCGGGACCAGCCTGGGCTACGGCCTCGTGATGGTGGGCATTAGCTGGTTGATCGCGCTGGCCGCTTGGCGGCTGGGCAACCTGGGTTTTTATCTTGGGTTGTTGAGCGGCTTCGTGTTTTTGGGTCCGCTGTTGGCGCTCACGCTTTACGCGGTCAGCGCACGGTTGGCCTGCGGAGCGCCGGTCTCGCTACGGCGCACGATCGGCGACGCCAGGAGTGCCCTGGGCGATGCGCTGGTCTTTGCTGTGATCCTGCTCGTGGTCTTCCTGATCTGGGCGCGCGCAGCCGCCATGATCCACGTGTTTTTCCCGCTGGGTGCCGCGCCGTCACTCTCCGCGTGGCTACGGTTTCTCGGCATCGGTAGCGCCATTGGCGCGATGTTCTGCGCCATCATTTTTATGGCGAGTGCGTTCTCGCTGCCGATGATGCTGGATCGTCAAACCGACACGGTGACCGCCGTGCTGTCGAGCATCCACGCAACGCTGCGCAACAAGCCGGCCATGCTGGTATGGGCTGGGGTGATCGGCCTGTTTGTGGTGGTTGGGGTGCTCACGGCTTTTCTGGCCTATGCCGTGCTGCTGCCCTGGCTGGGCCACGTGGTGTGGCATGGCTACCGCGAAACGCTTGATGTCGCTGCGTGGCCACCACGCCCGCTGCTTTGA